The Mucilaginibacter yixingensis genome window below encodes:
- a CDS encoding M20 family metallo-hydrolase — protein sequence MANIDYLHGQAVGLLQQLIRIPSFSREEDKTGDVIEHFLDLQGIKTERKLNNIWARNKHFDPAKPTILLNSHHDTVKPNSGYTRDPFDAAIEDGILYGLGSNDAGGCLVSLIATFLHFYDRADLKYNFCLATTAEEEISGVNGLELIIPDLGDLAFGIVGEPTQMHLAIAEKGLMVLDCTAHGKAGHAAREEGENAIYKALTDIEWFRNFRFPKESEVFGPVKMSVTIINAGSQHNVVPASCVFTVDVRVTDAYRNEEVLDIIREHVTCEVKPRSIRLKPSSIDKQHPIVQAGIALGRNTYGSPTTSDQSLLDIPSLKIGPGDSARSHTADEFVFVDEIREGIEIYIKMLEAIV from the coding sequence ATGGCAAACATTGATTATTTACACGGTCAGGCTGTGGGCCTGCTGCAACAGTTGATACGCATCCCTTCGTTTAGTCGCGAAGAAGACAAAACCGGGGATGTGATTGAACATTTCCTGGATCTGCAGGGAATAAAAACCGAACGCAAGCTCAATAACATCTGGGCGCGCAACAAGCATTTTGATCCGGCAAAACCAACCATCCTGCTTAACTCGCATCACGACACGGTAAAACCCAACTCGGGCTACACCCGCGATCCGTTTGATGCGGCTATTGAAGACGGCATTTTATATGGTCTGGGCAGTAACGATGCCGGCGGATGCCTGGTATCGCTTATCGCTACATTCCTGCATTTTTATGATCGTGCTGATCTGAAATATAATTTCTGCCTGGCCACCACGGCCGAGGAAGAAATCTCGGGTGTTAACGGTCTCGAACTTATCATCCCCGACCTAGGCGACCTAGCCTTTGGCATTGTAGGCGAACCTACCCAGATGCACCTGGCTATTGCCGAAAAAGGACTGATGGTACTGGATTGCACCGCCCATGGCAAAGCTGGTCACGCCGCACGCGAAGAAGGTGAGAATGCCATCTATAAAGCGTTAACAGATATCGAGTGGTTCCGCAATTTCCGCTTCCCGAAAGAGAGCGAGGTTTTTGGCCCAGTAAAAATGTCGGTGACTATCATCAACGCCGGCTCGCAGCATAATGTGGTGCCAGCAAGCTGTGTGTTTACGGTTGATGTGCGCGTAACGGATGCGTACCGTAACGAGGAAGTGCTGGACATCATCCGCGAGCATGTTACCTGCGAGGTTAAACCGCGCTCTATCCGTCTGAAACCATCGTCAATTGATAAACAACATCCAATAGTTCAGGCTGGTATCGCCCTGGGCAGAAATACTTACGGCTCGCCCACCACGTCCGATCAATCGCTGCTGGATATCCCGTCGCTAAAAATCGGTCCCGGCGATTCTGCCCGTTCGCACACAGCAGATGAGTTTGTTTTTGTTGATGAGATTCGTGAAGGGATTGAGATTTATATTAAGATGCTGGAAGCGATTGTATAG
- the rnr gene encoding ribonuclease R, with protein sequence MSRKKNNSSIKAVLTQMVLDVFEKTGNNPLNYKQVSATLNINDPEQRQVILEILKDEAFKSVLKELSPGKFQLIELKTFVEGKVDMTADGSAFIVTDDEDENDIFVAPRKLRNALHGDRVKVYVYAKSKGRRKEGEIIEIIQRARMEFTGIIKTSDKYAFLIPDDRKMMHDIFIPLSELNGAHNGIKAVAEITDWPAGAKNPVGRVKHVLGEQGENDTEMNAILADYGFPLSFPAEVEREAEEIPDVISSEEIAKRRDFRQTLTFTIDPFDAKDFDDALSYRKLENGNVEVGVHIADVGHYIIPDSALDKEAYERATSVYLVDRVIPMLPERLSNGLCSLRPHEDKLCFAAVFELDEQAHIVNEWYGKTIIHSDRRFTYEEVQQIIEDQAGEYSEEILNLNALAYKLREAKFKHGAISFETTEVKFKLDEKGKPIGVYVKERKDAHKLIEDFMLLANRKVAEFVSKKGKGKNKYTFVYRTHDAPNPETLGNFAQFAARFGYKINTKSDKEIARSLNFLMEDVEGKKEQNVLTHLAIRSMAKAIYTTKSSSHYGLAFDHYTHFTSPIRRYPDVMVHRLLFHYLNGGQSANAEHYEVLCKHSSAMEKKAADAERASVKYKQAEYLKDQIGTIYNGIISGVTEWGMYVEIIENKCEGMIRLRDIADDFYTLDEKNYAIIGQRKKKVYQLGDEVRIKVKNVDLTKKQIDFTLIQD encoded by the coding sequence ATGTCTAGAAAGAAAAACAACTCTTCTATAAAAGCCGTACTCACCCAGATGGTGCTGGACGTTTTTGAGAAGACCGGAAATAACCCATTGAACTACAAGCAGGTATCTGCTACCCTTAATATAAATGATCCTGAACAACGCCAGGTGATCCTCGAGATACTGAAAGACGAGGCTTTTAAAAGCGTACTGAAAGAGCTGTCGCCCGGCAAGTTCCAACTCATCGAGCTGAAAACTTTTGTGGAAGGCAAGGTGGATATGACTGCCGATGGCTCGGCCTTTATTGTGACTGACGATGAGGACGAGAACGACATCTTCGTTGCTCCCCGTAAACTACGCAACGCACTGCATGGCGACCGTGTGAAAGTATACGTATATGCCAAAAGCAAAGGCCGCCGCAAAGAGGGCGAGATCATTGAGATCATCCAGCGGGCACGTATGGAGTTTACGGGCATCATCAAAACCTCTGACAAATATGCCTTCCTGATCCCAGACGACAGGAAGATGATGCACGATATATTCATCCCGCTTAGCGAGCTGAACGGCGCACACAACGGTATCAAGGCTGTAGCCGAAATTACCGATTGGCCTGCCGGTGCCAAGAATCCGGTCGGCCGCGTAAAACATGTACTGGGCGAGCAGGGCGAGAACGATACCGAGATGAACGCCATTCTGGCCGACTATGGTTTCCCGCTGTCGTTCCCTGCCGAAGTTGAGCGTGAAGCCGAAGAAATACCAGACGTGATCAGCTCGGAAGAAATTGCCAAACGCCGCGATTTCCGCCAAACACTGACTTTCACTATCGACCCATTTGATGCCAAAGATTTTGACGATGCCCTCTCCTACCGCAAGCTGGAGAACGGCAACGTTGAGGTAGGTGTACACATTGCCGATGTGGGTCATTACATCATCCCAGATTCAGCTTTGGATAAAGAGGCTTATGAGCGCGCAACTTCGGTTTACCTGGTAGACCGGGTGATCCCGATGCTTCCTGAACGCCTGAGCAACGGCTTATGCTCCCTTCGTCCACATGAAGACAAACTGTGCTTTGCCGCTGTGTTTGAACTGGACGAGCAGGCCCACATTGTGAACGAGTGGTATGGCAAAACCATCATCCACTCAGACCGCCGCTTTACTTATGAGGAGGTACAACAAATTATTGAAGACCAGGCAGGCGAGTACTCCGAAGAAATACTGAACCTGAACGCACTGGCCTACAAACTGCGCGAAGCCAAGTTTAAACATGGCGCCATCAGCTTTGAAACCACCGAGGTAAAATTCAAGCTTGATGAAAAAGGTAAACCCATTGGCGTTTATGTAAAAGAGCGTAAAGATGCCCATAAACTGATTGAGGACTTTATGCTGCTGGCCAACCGCAAGGTGGCCGAGTTTGTGAGCAAAAAGGGCAAGGGCAAAAACAAATACACCTTTGTTTACCGCACGCACGATGCGCCAAACCCCGAAACGCTGGGCAACTTTGCACAATTTGCGGCCCGTTTTGGTTATAAGATCAACACCAAGAGCGATAAAGAGATTGCCCGCTCGCTCAACTTCCTGATGGAGGATGTGGAGGGTAAAAAAGAACAAAACGTACTTACTCACCTGGCCATCCGCAGCATGGCGAAGGCTATTTATACCACCAAAAGCAGCAGTCACTATGGCTTGGCTTTTGATCATTATACGCACTTTACCTCGCCTATCCGTCGTTACCCGGATGTGATGGTACACCGTTTGTTGTTCCATTATTTAAATGGCGGTCAATCAGCCAATGCAGAGCATTATGAGGTGCTGTGTAAACACAGCTCGGCTATGGAGAAAAAAGCAGCTGATGCAGAGCGCGCCTCGGTGAAATATAAACAGGCCGAATACCTGAAAGATCAGATCGGCACCATCTACAACGGCATCATTTCGGGCGTTACCGAGTGGGGCATGTATGTGGAGATTATTGAAAATAAATGCGAGGGCATGATACGCCTGCGCGATATTGCAGATGATTTTTATACCTTAGACGAGAAAAACTACGCCATTATTGGCCAGCGTAAAAAGAAGGTATACCAACTGGGCGACGAAGTGCGCATTAAAGTTAAAAACGTAGACCTCACCAAAAAACAAATAGATTTTACGCTGATACAGGATTAA